Proteins found in one Balaenoptera ricei isolate mBalRic1 chromosome 18, mBalRic1.hap2, whole genome shotgun sequence genomic segment:
- the HMGB1 gene encoding high mobility group protein B1, with protein MGKGDPKKPRGKMSSYAFFVQTCREEHKKKHPDASVNFSEFSKKCSERWKTMSAKEKGKFEDMAKADKARYEREMKTYIPPKGETKKKFKDPNAPKRPPSAFFLFCSEYRPKIKGEHPGLSIGDVAKKLGEMWNNTAADDKQPYEKKAAKLKEKYEKDIAAYRAKGKPDAAKKGVVKAEKSKKKKEEEEDEEDEEDEEEEEDEEDEEEEEDDDDE; from the exons aTGGGCAAAGGAGATCCTAAGAAGCCGAGAGGCAAAATGTCATCATATGCCTTCTTTGTGCAAACTTGCCGGGAGGAGCACAAGAAGAAGCACCCAGATGCTTCCGTCAACTTCTCAGAGTTTTCTAAGAAGTGCTCAGAGCGGTGGAAG ACCATGTCtgctaaagagaaaggaaagtttgAAGACATGGCAAAGGCGGACAAGGCCCgttatgaaagagaaatgaaaacttatatccCTCCTAAaggggaaacaaaaaagaagttcAAGGATCCCAATGCACCCAAGAGGCCTCC TTcggcctttttcttgttttgttctgaGTATCGTCCAAAAATCAAAGGAGAACATCCTGGCCTATCCATTGGTGATGTTGCAAAGAAGCTGGGAGAGATGTGGAATAACACTGCTGCAGATGACAAGCAGCCTTATGAGAAGAAGGCCGCTAAGCTGAAGGAAAAGTACGAGAAG GATATTGCTGCATACCGAGCTAAAGGGAAGCCTGATGCAGCAAAAAAGGGAGTCGTCAAGgctgaaaaaagcaagaaaaagaaggaagaggaggaagatgaggaagatgaagaggatgaggaggaggaggaagatgaagaggatgaagaggaagaagaagatgatgatgatgaataa